Genomic DNA from Desulfonema ishimotonii:
AGTATGTAAACCGTCTCCTCTGTGCCGATTCTGGCATCGTCGTTTATGTCCGCGTATATGCAGATCGGCGGCAATTCATAAATGCCCGTGGTAATCTGCAACGATAGGACAGCGTCTTTCAGGTCCACAATATCATCGTCATTGATGTCGCCGTCCTCCAGCAGATCATAGTAGCCGCAATAATGGGATTGGGCCGCCAGCACAGCGGACCATTCCGGAAAGATAAACGGTAACATTCCGGGTAGTCCTGTAGAAGTAGTGATGAAATATTGACCTTTAATTACAGATATTTAAATGTATATGCTCTTTTAGATATACAAATACCTTCCAATGAAAAACGGTTATGATTGTATGCTTTTCAAGGGTTCATGCCCTGAATGACGTTTATATATTCGAATTATTAAATTTCGAATTCATACATAACCATTTGTTATTTAAATATTTATGCCTATCACTACTTCTACAGGACTACCACATTCCGCACGTCATAGACAAAAACAGCATAAGAATATACCGGTAAATGACGCCTGATCTGCGTTTCCTGCCTGTCATAGTTGCTCCTTTTTTTATTCGTCCTCAGTTTTTATGAAAATCCTGCCAGCTTTGTTGTCCGTGTGTCTTTAAACCGGCTGTGGCGATAAGTGCCGCCATTGTGAAGAAAACAATAACGACCCAGTGCCGGATAAAACTTAATTCAAACATTCCGGCCATCAGAAACGTTACGAGGCTTGAAAACAGCCCAACGGCGATAAAACGGATATCCCTGTTTCGGCTTCTGATCATCGCCACAGAATCGGAAATCATAAACTTTATCAGAATACCAAAGCTCAGAATCCCCGGTACGCCCTGTTCTGCCAGAGTTTCAAGATACAAATTATGTGCCCACGGCATTATCCTTTTATCCACTATCAGCCACGCAGGCAGGGCCGTCTTCTGCTGATATGAAAAATAGAGATGGCCAAATGAACGGGGACCGGTTCCCAGCCACGGTGAATCGGTGAACATTTCCCACGCGGCCGCCCATGCGGGGGCGCGGGAGTACCACACATTTTTCAATTTGCCGAAAAGCGCAAAACCCCATAAATAATCCGAAAGCAGGACAATCAGTAAGCATAAAAAGGGGATGGCGAGCAACCGGCGGGATTTAAAAAGACAGCAGGTCAGGACGATGGCGATAATGGAAAGAATCAGGCCGCCTCTGCTCTGAAAAATTGTCAGGACGCAAATATTCAGCCCGATTGTTAATAAA
This window encodes:
- a CDS encoding O-antigen ligase family protein, with product MRIPCLLVPNDLVILTLFIPFLISIALRNLHHAASGFALLTIGLNICVLTIFQSRGGLILSIIAIVLTCCLFKSRRLLAIPFLCLLIVLLSDYLWGFALFGKLKNVWYSRAPAWAAAWEMFTDSPWLGTGPRSFGHLYFSYQQKTALPAWLIVDKRIMPWAHNLYLETLAEQGVPGILSFGILIKFMISDSVAMIRSRNRDIRFIAVGLFSSLVTFLMAGMFELSFIRHWVVIVFFTMAALIATAGLKTHGQQSWQDFHKN